A section of the Mangifera indica cultivar Alphonso chromosome 12, CATAS_Mindica_2.1, whole genome shotgun sequence genome encodes:
- the LOC123193381 gene encoding elongation factor 1-gamma-like gives MALALYAIKGHKSGFKALIAAEYSGVQVKLVDNFEMGVTNKSPEYLKMNPIGKVPVLKTPDGAVFESNAIARYVARANTDCTLYGSSLIDYAHVEQWIDFSSLEIDANIMIWLRPRIEHAMYLPPAEEAAITALKRALGALNSYLASNTYLVGHSVTLADIVMTCNLYFGFIHLMTKSFTAEFPHVERYFWTMVNQPNFKKIMGDVKQTDSVPAIQSAKKPAPAKESAKPKPKQEPKKEKQAPQPKAEAAAEEEAPKPKPKNPLDLLPPSKMILDDWKRLYSNTKTNFREVAIKGFWEMYDPKGYSLWFCDYKYNEENTVSFVTLNKVGGFLQRMDLARKYAFGKMLVIGSEPPFKVKGLWLFRGQEIPQFVIDECYDMELYEWKKVDISDEVQKERVNQMIEDQEPFEGEALLDAKCFK, from the exons ATGGCTCTG GCCTTGTATGCTATAAAGGGACACAAAAGTGGATTCAAGGCACTCATTGCTGCAGAGTACAGTGGTGTGCAAGTCAAATTGGTCGATAATTTTGAGATGGGTGTCACAAATAAGAGCCCTGAGTATCTCAAGATGAACCCGATTGGGAAG GTTCCTGTGTTGAAGACACCTGATGGTGCTGTATTTGAGAGCAATGCCATAGCAAGATATG TTGCCCGCGCGAACACTGACTGTACTCTCTATGGTTCTTCTCTGATTGATTAT GCCCATGTTGAGCAGTGGATTGATTTTTCTTCACTGGAGATTGATGCTAATATCATGATTTGGTTGAGACCAAGAATCGAACATGCTATGTACCTTCCACCA GCTGAAGAAGCAGCTATTACTGCTCTGAAGAGAGCATTGGGTGCTTTGAATTCTTACTTGGCTTCAAACACATACTTGGTTGGGCACTCTGTCACCCTGGCTGACATTGTGATGACTTGCAACTTGTACTTTGGATTTATACATCTCATGACAAAGAGTTTTACCGCTGAGTTCCCACATGTAGAGAGATACTTTTGGACCATGGTTAaccaaccaaattttaaaaagattatgGGTGATGTAAAGCAAACTGATTCGGTTCCAGCTATTCAGTCTGCAAAGAAGCCTGCACCAGCAAAGGAATCTGCCAAACCAAAGCCCAAACAGGagccaaagaaagaaaagcaagcaCCACAGCCCAAAGCTGAAGCTGCTGCGGAGGAAGAGGCACCAAAGCCCAAGCCAAAGAACCCTCTTGATCTGCTGCCCCCTAGTAAGATGATACTAGATGATTGGAAGAGGCTGTACTCGAATACTAAGACGAACTTCCGTGAAGTTGCCATTAAAG GATTTTGGGAAATGTACGATCCCAAGGGTTATTCACTATGGTTCTGTGATTACAAATACAATGAGGAGAACACTGTATCATTTGTCACTCTGAACAAGGTTGGTGGATTTCTTCAAAGAATGGATCTTGCTCGCAAGTATGCATTTGGAAAGATGCTAGTGATTGGCTCTGAGCCTCCATTCAAAGTGAAGGGGCTGTGGCTGTTCCGTGGGCAAGAAATTCCACAATTTGTCATTGATGAGTGCTATGACATGGAGTTGTATGAATGGAAGAAGGTTGACATCTCAGATGAAGTGCAAAAGGAACGCGTGAATCAGATGATTGAAGATCAAGAGCCTTTTGAGGGAGAGGCTCTTCTGGATGCAAAATGCTTCAAGTGa
- the LOC123192482 gene encoding uncharacterized protein LOC123192482, translating into MSEDWRRRSLPSLLLFFSVSLQFLSALSDDSSNSKKGNQAESHATSSSKTGAKILIVLLAIVAVGLFSFFLFKLWQKKKREEQYARLLKLFEEDDELEVELGLRD; encoded by the exons ATGAGTGAAGACTGGAGACGAAGATCGTTGCCTTCTCTGCTGTTATTCTTCTCCGTTTCTCTACAATTCCTCTCCG CCTTGTCTGATGACTCTTCGAATTCAAAAAAGGGGAACCAAGCTGAAAGTCATGCTACTTCAAGTAGTAAAACTGGGGCCAAGATTCTAATTGTTTTACTTGCAATTGTGGCTGtgggtttgttttcttttttccttttcaagctatggcaaaagaagaaaagagaagagcaGTATGCCCGtcttttgaagttgtttgaaGAGGATGATGAGCTTGAGGTTGAACTTGGCCTCCGAGACTGA